A region from the Ictalurus punctatus breed USDA103 chromosome 25, Coco_2.0, whole genome shotgun sequence genome encodes:
- the ccm2 gene encoding cerebral cavernous malformations protein 2 homolog isoform X2, producing the protein MGDDEKKIKKPGIVSPFKRVFLKGEKGRDKKAQEKCTERRALHTFALSVPDHRIDPDILLNDYIEKEVKYLGQLTSVPGYLNPSSRTEVLQLIDKARSHQLAGQLTSEQDAVVSLSAYNIKLVWRDGEDIILRVPIHDIAAVSYIRDDSLHLVILKTAQEPGGSPCPSTCPELSKSPTLSSLSESGAMDVCCLLVLAVENKAAAEELCLLLSQVFQIVYTESTIDFLDRTIDFLDGATTPTRHLSLYSDDSSSKDVKEPFEGGPGTFLFQSSLEAAGHSPCSSPSSTPASPQDKTASESELSTTAAELLQDYMTTLRTKLSSQEIQQFATHLHEYRNGASIHEFCINLRQLYGDSRKFLLLGLRPFIPEKDSQHFENFLETIGVKDGRGIITDSFGRYRRTASSASDSTTNGNGAAGGSDEGTVSSEGDEWDRMISDISNDIEALGCSMDQDGVSP; encoded by the exons ATGGGGGATgatgaaaagaaaattaaaaag CCAGGTATCGTGTCCCCGTTTAAGCGTGTGTTTCTGAAGGGCGAGAAAGGGAGAGATAAGAAAGCTCAGGAGAAGTGCACTGAACGACGGGCTCTTCACACCTTTGCGCTCTCTGTCCCCGACCACCGTATCGACCCAGACATCCTGCTCAACGATTACATCGAGAAAGAGGTCAAG TATCTGGGGCAGCTGACCTCAGTCCCAGGATACCTTAATCCCTCCAGTCGCACTGAGGTTTTGCAGCTGATTgacaaagccagg TCTCACCAGCTGGCAGGTCAGCTGACATCGGAACAAGATGCCGTGGTCAGCCTGTCTGCGTACAACATCAAGCTGGTGTGGCGTGATGGAGAGGACATCATCCTGAGAGTACCCATCCATGACATCGCTGCCGTTTCCTACATTCGAGATGACTCCCTGCACCTGGTGATTTTGAAGACAG cccaAGAGCCTGGAGGCTCACCTTGTCCCAGCACATGTCCGGAGCTGTCGAAGTCACCTACTCTGAGCTCTTTATCTGAGAGTGGAGCTATGGATGTCTGCTGCCTGCTCGTGCTGGCCGTCGAGAACAAG GCAGCCGCAGAGGAGCTCTGTCTGCTCCTCAGTCAGGTCTTCCAGATAGTCTACACAGAATCTACTATCGACTTCCTGGACAGGACTATCGACTTCCTTGACGGAGCTACAACGCCCACTCGGCACCTCTCCCTCTACAGCG ATGACTCCTCAAGCAAGGATGTTAAAGAGCCATTTGAAGGAGGCCCAGGCACATT CTTGTTTCAGAGCTCATTAGAGGCAGCAGGGCATTCTCCGTGTTCATCGCCATCATCCACACCAGCATCGCCACAGGACAAAACAGCCAGCGAGAGTGAACTAAGCACAACAGCAGCAGAATTACTCCAGGACTACATGACAAcg TTAAGAACAAAATTGTCCTCTCAGGAGATTCAGCAGTTTGCCACACACTTGCATGAGTACAGAAATGGTGCCTCCATCCACGAGTTCTGTATCAACCTGAGACAGCTCTACGGAGACAGCAGGAAGTTCCTCCTACTCG GCCTTAGGCCCTTCATCCCAGAGAAGGACAGTCAGCACTTTGAGAACTTCCTTGAAACCATCGGCGTGAAGGATGGCCGCGGCATCATCACCGACAGCTTTGGCCGCTACAGACGCACAGCCAGTTCAGCTTCTGACTCGACCACCAATGGCAATGGGGCAGCAGGAGGGTCAGATGAAGGAACAGTGTCCTCTGAGGGTGATGAGTGGGACCGCATGATATCAGACATCAGCAATGACATTGAGGCGTTAGGGTGCAGTATGGACCAGGACGGTGTGTCACCCTGA
- the ccm2 gene encoding cerebral cavernous malformations protein 2 homolog isoform X3, producing the protein METEPGIVSPFKRVFLKGEKGRDKKAQEKCTERRALHTFALSVPDHRIDPDILLNDYIEKEVKYLGQLTSVPGYLNPSSRTEVLQLIDKARKSHQLAGQLTSEQDAVVSLSAYNIKLVWRDGEDIILRVPIHDIAAVSYIRDDSLHLVILKTAQEPGGSPCPSTCPELSKSPTLSSLSESGAMDVCCLLVLAVENKAAAEELCLLLSQVFQIVYTESTIDFLDRTIDFLDGATTPTRHLSLYSDDSSSKDVKEPFEGGPGTFLFQSSLEAAGHSPCSSPSSTPASPQDKTASESELSTTAAELLQDYMTTLRTKLSSQEIQQFATHLHEYRNGASIHEFCINLRQLYGDSRKFLLLGLRPFIPEKDSQHFENFLETIGVKDGRGIITDSFGRYRRTASSASDSTTNGNGAAGGSDEGTVSSEGDEWDRMISDISNDIEALGCSMDQDGVSP; encoded by the exons ATGGAGACAGAG CCAGGTATCGTGTCCCCGTTTAAGCGTGTGTTTCTGAAGGGCGAGAAAGGGAGAGATAAGAAAGCTCAGGAGAAGTGCACTGAACGACGGGCTCTTCACACCTTTGCGCTCTCTGTCCCCGACCACCGTATCGACCCAGACATCCTGCTCAACGATTACATCGAGAAAGAGGTCAAG TATCTGGGGCAGCTGACCTCAGTCCCAGGATACCTTAATCCCTCCAGTCGCACTGAGGTTTTGCAGCTGATTgacaaagccagg AAGTCTCACCAGCTGGCAGGTCAGCTGACATCGGAACAAGATGCCGTGGTCAGCCTGTCTGCGTACAACATCAAGCTGGTGTGGCGTGATGGAGAGGACATCATCCTGAGAGTACCCATCCATGACATCGCTGCCGTTTCCTACATTCGAGATGACTCCCTGCACCTGGTGATTTTGAAGACAG cccaAGAGCCTGGAGGCTCACCTTGTCCCAGCACATGTCCGGAGCTGTCGAAGTCACCTACTCTGAGCTCTTTATCTGAGAGTGGAGCTATGGATGTCTGCTGCCTGCTCGTGCTGGCCGTCGAGAACAAG GCAGCCGCAGAGGAGCTCTGTCTGCTCCTCAGTCAGGTCTTCCAGATAGTCTACACAGAATCTACTATCGACTTCCTGGACAGGACTATCGACTTCCTTGACGGAGCTACAACGCCCACTCGGCACCTCTCCCTCTACAGCG ATGACTCCTCAAGCAAGGATGTTAAAGAGCCATTTGAAGGAGGCCCAGGCACATT CTTGTTTCAGAGCTCATTAGAGGCAGCAGGGCATTCTCCGTGTTCATCGCCATCATCCACACCAGCATCGCCACAGGACAAAACAGCCAGCGAGAGTGAACTAAGCACAACAGCAGCAGAATTACTCCAGGACTACATGACAAcg TTAAGAACAAAATTGTCCTCTCAGGAGATTCAGCAGTTTGCCACACACTTGCATGAGTACAGAAATGGTGCCTCCATCCACGAGTTCTGTATCAACCTGAGACAGCTCTACGGAGACAGCAGGAAGTTCCTCCTACTCG GCCTTAGGCCCTTCATCCCAGAGAAGGACAGTCAGCACTTTGAGAACTTCCTTGAAACCATCGGCGTGAAGGATGGCCGCGGCATCATCACCGACAGCTTTGGCCGCTACAGACGCACAGCCAGTTCAGCTTCTGACTCGACCACCAATGGCAATGGGGCAGCAGGAGGGTCAGATGAAGGAACAGTGTCCTCTGAGGGTGATGAGTGGGACCGCATGATATCAGACATCAGCAATGACATTGAGGCGTTAGGGTGCAGTATGGACCAGGACGGTGTGTCACCCTGA
- the fam167ab gene encoding protein FAM167A isoform X2, whose product MDTLPQINVNNVSSLDCDNLEVAPDDHLRNLKALAERLRLQTRRPSYQEWKDQVEATGAKGPSDPTKSTVLGEGAGQEHTDRPERNEHKLDLTQECSLTSRNLKGFGNIDEALIWLRKELKEMRLQDQQLARQLMRLRGDINKLKIEQTCHLHRRMLNAATFGLEEHDELSDLLCDSPVTPGFGLSAPLRLIGVTKMNINTRRFSLC is encoded by the exons ATGGACACATTGCCACAGATTAATGTAAACAACGTCAGTAGCCTGGACTGTGATAACCTGGAGGTTGCACCAGATGACCATTTAAGAAATTTAAAGGCTTTGGCTGAGAGACTAAGACTACAGACCAGGAGACCCTCCTATCAAGAGTGGAAGGACCAAGTAGAAGCTACCGGTGCCAAAGGACCATCTGACCCAACAAAATCCACTGTGTTAGGTGAAGGTGCAGGACAGGAACACACAGACAGGCCCGAAAGAAATGAGCACAAGTTGGATTTAACACAAGAATGCAGCCTGACTTCAAGAAACCTGAAAGGGTTTGGGAATATTGATGAAGCTCTCATCTGGCTGAGGAAAGAACTG AAGGAGATGCGTTTGCAGGACCAACAGCTTGCCCGCCAGCTCATGCGCCTACGCGGCGACATCAACAAACTGAAGATCGAGCAGACGTGCCACCTGCACCGACGAATGCTCAACGCTGCCACGTTTGGCCTGGAGGAGCACGACGAGCTCTCTGATCTTCTGTGCGATAGTCCTGTTACACCTGGGTTTGGTCTGTCAGCACCTCTCCGACTGATTGGGGTCACTAAGATGAACATAAACACGAGACGCTTCTCCCTCTGTTAG
- the ccm2 gene encoding cerebral cavernous malformations protein 2 homolog isoform X1, translating to MGDDEKKIKKPGIVSPFKRVFLKGEKGRDKKAQEKCTERRALHTFALSVPDHRIDPDILLNDYIEKEVKYLGQLTSVPGYLNPSSRTEVLQLIDKARKSHQLAGQLTSEQDAVVSLSAYNIKLVWRDGEDIILRVPIHDIAAVSYIRDDSLHLVILKTAQEPGGSPCPSTCPELSKSPTLSSLSESGAMDVCCLLVLAVENKAAAEELCLLLSQVFQIVYTESTIDFLDRTIDFLDGATTPTRHLSLYSDDSSSKDVKEPFEGGPGTFLFQSSLEAAGHSPCSSPSSTPASPQDKTASESELSTTAAELLQDYMTTLRTKLSSQEIQQFATHLHEYRNGASIHEFCINLRQLYGDSRKFLLLGLRPFIPEKDSQHFENFLETIGVKDGRGIITDSFGRYRRTASSASDSTTNGNGAAGGSDEGTVSSEGDEWDRMISDISNDIEALGCSMDQDGVSP from the exons ATGGGGGATgatgaaaagaaaattaaaaag CCAGGTATCGTGTCCCCGTTTAAGCGTGTGTTTCTGAAGGGCGAGAAAGGGAGAGATAAGAAAGCTCAGGAGAAGTGCACTGAACGACGGGCTCTTCACACCTTTGCGCTCTCTGTCCCCGACCACCGTATCGACCCAGACATCCTGCTCAACGATTACATCGAGAAAGAGGTCAAG TATCTGGGGCAGCTGACCTCAGTCCCAGGATACCTTAATCCCTCCAGTCGCACTGAGGTTTTGCAGCTGATTgacaaagccagg AAGTCTCACCAGCTGGCAGGTCAGCTGACATCGGAACAAGATGCCGTGGTCAGCCTGTCTGCGTACAACATCAAGCTGGTGTGGCGTGATGGAGAGGACATCATCCTGAGAGTACCCATCCATGACATCGCTGCCGTTTCCTACATTCGAGATGACTCCCTGCACCTGGTGATTTTGAAGACAG cccaAGAGCCTGGAGGCTCACCTTGTCCCAGCACATGTCCGGAGCTGTCGAAGTCACCTACTCTGAGCTCTTTATCTGAGAGTGGAGCTATGGATGTCTGCTGCCTGCTCGTGCTGGCCGTCGAGAACAAG GCAGCCGCAGAGGAGCTCTGTCTGCTCCTCAGTCAGGTCTTCCAGATAGTCTACACAGAATCTACTATCGACTTCCTGGACAGGACTATCGACTTCCTTGACGGAGCTACAACGCCCACTCGGCACCTCTCCCTCTACAGCG ATGACTCCTCAAGCAAGGATGTTAAAGAGCCATTTGAAGGAGGCCCAGGCACATT CTTGTTTCAGAGCTCATTAGAGGCAGCAGGGCATTCTCCGTGTTCATCGCCATCATCCACACCAGCATCGCCACAGGACAAAACAGCCAGCGAGAGTGAACTAAGCACAACAGCAGCAGAATTACTCCAGGACTACATGACAAcg TTAAGAACAAAATTGTCCTCTCAGGAGATTCAGCAGTTTGCCACACACTTGCATGAGTACAGAAATGGTGCCTCCATCCACGAGTTCTGTATCAACCTGAGACAGCTCTACGGAGACAGCAGGAAGTTCCTCCTACTCG GCCTTAGGCCCTTCATCCCAGAGAAGGACAGTCAGCACTTTGAGAACTTCCTTGAAACCATCGGCGTGAAGGATGGCCGCGGCATCATCACCGACAGCTTTGGCCGCTACAGACGCACAGCCAGTTCAGCTTCTGACTCGACCACCAATGGCAATGGGGCAGCAGGAGGGTCAGATGAAGGAACAGTGTCCTCTGAGGGTGATGAGTGGGACCGCATGATATCAGACATCAGCAATGACATTGAGGCGTTAGGGTGCAGTATGGACCAGGACGGTGTGTCACCCTGA
- the fam167ab gene encoding protein FAM167A isoform X1, giving the protein MGFLSITGHHAHTFTHLGQINITNPPTCMFWEMGGNWRNQRKPTRAQKEHAQFDRDSNPSSGSSWGPWRFTKQLNARQAMDTLPQINVNNVSSLDCDNLEVAPDDHLRNLKALAERLRLQTRRPSYQEWKDQVEATGAKGPSDPTKSTVLGEGAGQEHTDRPERNEHKLDLTQECSLTSRNLKGFGNIDEALIWLRKELKEMRLQDQQLARQLMRLRGDINKLKIEQTCHLHRRMLNAATFGLEEHDELSDLLCDSPVTPGFGLSAPLRLIGVTKMNINTRRFSLC; this is encoded by the exons ATGGGATTCCTGTCTATTAcggggcaccatgcacacacattcacacacttaggGCAAATTAACATTACCAATCCACCTACTTgcatgttttgggagatgggaggaaactggagaaaccagaggaaacccacgcgGGCACAAAAAGAACATGCACAATTTGACAgggacagtaacccgagctcaggatcaagtTGGGGACCCTGGAGATTTACCAAACAACTGAATGCAAG ACAAGCCATGGACACATTGCCACAGATTAATGTAAACAACGTCAGTAGCCTGGACTGTGATAACCTGGAGGTTGCACCAGATGACCATTTAAGAAATTTAAAGGCTTTGGCTGAGAGACTAAGACTACAGACCAGGAGACCCTCCTATCAAGAGTGGAAGGACCAAGTAGAAGCTACCGGTGCCAAAGGACCATCTGACCCAACAAAATCCACTGTGTTAGGTGAAGGTGCAGGACAGGAACACACAGACAGGCCCGAAAGAAATGAGCACAAGTTGGATTTAACACAAGAATGCAGCCTGACTTCAAGAAACCTGAAAGGGTTTGGGAATATTGATGAAGCTCTCATCTGGCTGAGGAAAGAACTG AAGGAGATGCGTTTGCAGGACCAACAGCTTGCCCGCCAGCTCATGCGCCTACGCGGCGACATCAACAAACTGAAGATCGAGCAGACGTGCCACCTGCACCGACGAATGCTCAACGCTGCCACGTTTGGCCTGGAGGAGCACGACGAGCTCTCTGATCTTCTGTGCGATAGTCCTGTTACACCTGGGTTTGGTCTGTCAGCACCTCTCCGACTGATTGGGGTCACTAAGATGAACATAAACACGAGACGCTTCTCCCTCTGTTAG